One part of the Musa acuminata AAA Group cultivar baxijiao chromosome BXJ1-5, Cavendish_Baxijiao_AAA, whole genome shotgun sequence genome encodes these proteins:
- the LOC135673386 gene encoding serine/threonine-protein kinase EDR1-like isoform X6 has protein sequence MEMTGDSALSEQGTSSSTWWSSDFVESFESVSLDPREETACNIGKAELSCHTASQILWSTGTFSGSIPNGFYSVIPDKKLKELYETIPSPDDIYSLGMEGFKADIILVDAEKDKKLCMLKQLSAAMVKGLHSNPAFLIKKIAGLVFDAYKRPTSELSPAKAAAEDISHWMDNKGVQLLGQIRHGSCRPRAILFKVLADSVGLESKLVVGLPSDGGVECADSYKHMSVVVTLNSVELLVDLMRFPGQLIPFSTKAIFISHISAAGESDSAENDSCDSPLEPNSPLYGLPDKLEAEGASHSEPNIANAIGRHSHRKAVAGQLRTASSSPEHPLSRARGRSILSGDRQLFREYTDGVAASRSDGASTSDVPRIRRRSISITPEIGDDIVRAVRAMNETLKQNRLLRDRGDESSCLFSTKDKNQLNDPPNNDEAPFQHSGAYNSLRKQSGSNQKAISLPSSPHEYSSTSTERNGDSSRAEDMVLTWNKVLQSSSFLNKPLLPFEEWNIDFSELTVGTRVGIGFFGEVFRGIWNGTDVAIKVFLEQDLTTENMEDFCNEIYILSRLRHPNVILFLGACMRPPHLSMVTEYMEMGSLYYLMHMSGQKKKLSWRKRLKMLRDICRGLMCIHRMKIVHRDLKSANCLVDKHSTVKICDFGLSRVMIDGPLRDNSSAGTPEWMAPELIRNEPFTEKCDIFSLGVIIWELCTLNRPWEGIPSVQVIYAVANEGTRLEIPEGPLGKLISDCWAEPHERPSCQEILARLLDCEYTLS, from the exons ATGGAGATGACAGGTGATTCAGCACTATCTGAACAAGGGACTTCTAGTTCCACTTGGTGGTCCTCAGACTTTGTAGAAAGCTTTGAGTCTGTTTCTTTGGATCCACGAGAAGAGACTGCATGCAATATTGGTAAAGCTGAACTCTCATGTCATACTGCTTCACAGATATTGTGGTCCACTGGAACATTTTCTGGATCAATACCGAATGGGTTTTATTCTGTCATTCCA GATAAAAAGCTTAAGGAGCTTTATGAGACTATCCCATCACCAGATGACATTTATTCTCTTGGTATGGAGGGATTTAAGGCTGATATCATTCTTGTGGATGCGGAGAAAGACAAGAAGCTTTGTATGTTGAAGCAGTTGAGTGCAGCCATGGTGAAAGGATTGCACAGTAATCCTGCTTTCCTAATTAAAAAAATTGCTGGTTTG GTTTTTGATGCCTATAAACGCCCGACTTCAGAGTTAAGTCCTGCAAAAGCTGCAGCAGAGGATATTTCTCACTGGATGGATAATAAAGGCGTCCAACTTTTGGGGCAGATTAGGCATGGATCATGTCGACCTAGAGCAATTTTGTTTAAAGTTCTTGCCGATTCTGTCGGTCTTGAGAGTAAACTTGTAGTG GGCCTACCTAGTGATGGTGGTGTTGAATGTGCAGATTCTTACAAGCATATGTCTGTGGTAGTTACTCTGAATTCTGTGGAATTGCTTGTTGATCTGATGCGCTTCCCTGGGCAATTAATCCCATTTTCCACCAAAGCTATATTTATATCCCACATTTCTGCAGCAGGGGAGAGTGACTCTGCTGAGAATGACTCTTGTGATTCTCCCCTCGAACCCAATAGTCCACTATACGGGCTTCCTGACAAATTGGAAGCTGAAGG TGCATCTCATAGTGAACCAAACATCGCAAATGCTATTGGGAGGCACAGCCACAGGAAGGCTGTTGCGGGACAACTGCGCACTGCTAGTTCAAG TCCAGAGCATCCCCTCTCTAGAGCACGGGGGCGTTCCATACTTAGTGGCGACAGGCAGTTATTTAGAGAATATACGGATGGTGTAGCTGCATCAAG ATCTGATGGCGCATCAACTTCTGATGTTCCTAGGATACGAAGAAGAAGCATCAGCATTACGCCTGAAATTGGTGATGATATTGTGAG GGCTGTTCGAGCAATGAATGAAACTCTGAAGCAAAATCGTCTCCTACGGGATCGTGGTGATGAAAGTTCATGTTTGTTCTCCACAAAAGACAAGAATCAGTTGAATGATCCACCAAATAAT GATGAAGCACCTTTTCAACATTCTGGGGCATATAATAGCTTAAGAAAACAGTCAGGTTCCAATCAGAAGGCTATATCATTGCCTTCCTCTCCCCATGAGTATAGTAGTACGAGTACTGAGAGAAATGGAGATTCTTCAAGAGCAGAAGACATGGTTTTAACATGGAACAAAGTTTTGCAGTCATCATCATTTCTTAATAAGCCTTTGTTACCTTTTGAAGAATGGAacattgatttctcagaattaacTGTCGGCACACGTGTTGGAATAG GTTTCTTTGGTGAAGTTTTCCGTGGGATCTGGAATGGTACTGATGTTGCAATAAAAGTCTTTCTGGAACAAGATCTGACAACGGAAAACATGGAAGATTTTTGCAATGAGATCTACATTCTAAG CCGTCTTCGACATCCAAATG TCATTTTATTTCTCGGTGCATGCATGAGGCCTCCTCACCTGTCGATGGTAACTGAATATATGGAGATGGGATCTTTGTATTATCTTATGCATATGAGTGGCCAGAAAAAAAAGCTGAGCTGGCGTAAGAGATTAAAAATGCTTCGTGACATATGCAG AGGATTAATGTGCATACATCGAATGAAAATAGTCCATCGTGATCTTAAAAGTGCAAACTGTCTTGTGGATAAACACTCGACAGTTAAGATATGTGATTTTGGGCTTTCTCGAGTCATGATAGATGGTCCCTTGAGAGATAACTCATCTGCTGGCACCCCAGAATGGATGGCTCCTGAACTCATACGCAATGAACCATTTACAGAAAAATGCGACATTTTCAGCCTTGGTGTCATAATATGGGAGCTTTGCACTCTCAATAGGCCATGGGAAGGCATTCCTTCTGTTCAA GTGATATATGCAGTTGCCAATGAAGGAACACGTCTGGAGATTCCTGAAGGTCCTCTTGGCAAGCTAATCTCAG ATTGTTGGGCAGAACCACATGAACGACCAAGCTGTCAGGAAATCCTCGCCCGCCTGCTCGACTGTGAGTACACCTTGTCTTGA
- the LOC135673386 gene encoding serine/threonine-protein kinase EDR1-like isoform X3 has protein sequence MEMTGDSALSEQGTSSSTWWSSDFVESFESVSLDPREETACNIGKAELSCHTASQILWSTGTFSGSIPNGFYSVIPDKKLKELYETIPSPDDIYSLGMEGFKADIILVDAEKDKKLCMLKQLSAAMVKGLHSNPAFLIKKIAGLVFDAYKRPTSELSPAKAAAEDISHWMDNKGVQLLGQIRHGSCRPRAILFKVLADSVGLESKLVVGLPSDGGVECADSYKHMSVVVTLNSVELLVDLMRFPGQLIPFSTKAIFISHISAAGESDSAENDSCDSPLEPNSPLYGLPDKLEAEGPEQDENPQSLYQRRVDASSNLTGPTLRNIMLRSTTFTERKLSASHSEPNIANAIGRHSHRKAVAGQLRTASSSPEHPLSRARGRSILSGDRQLFREYTDGVAASRSDGASTSDVPRIRRRSISITPEIGDDIVRAVRAMNETLKQNRLLRDRGDESSCLFSTKDKNQLNDPPNNDEAPFQHSGAYNSLRKQSGSNQKAISLPSSPHEYSSTSTERNGDSSRAEDMVLTWNKVLQSSSFLNKPLLPFEEWNIDFSELTVGTRVGIGFFGEVFRGIWNGTDVAIKVFLEQDLTTENMEDFCNEIYILSRLRHPNVILFLGACMRPPHLSMVTEYMEMGSLYYLMHMSGQKKKLSWRKRLKMLRDICRGLMCIHRMKIVHRDLKSANCLVDKHSTVKICDFGLSRVMIDGPLRDNSSAGTPEWMAPELIRNEPFTEKCDIFSLGVIIWELCTLNRPWEGIPSVQVIYAVANEGTRLEIPEGPLGKLISDCWAEPHERPSCQEILARLLDCEYTLS, from the exons ATGGAGATGACAGGTGATTCAGCACTATCTGAACAAGGGACTTCTAGTTCCACTTGGTGGTCCTCAGACTTTGTAGAAAGCTTTGAGTCTGTTTCTTTGGATCCACGAGAAGAGACTGCATGCAATATTGGTAAAGCTGAACTCTCATGTCATACTGCTTCACAGATATTGTGGTCCACTGGAACATTTTCTGGATCAATACCGAATGGGTTTTATTCTGTCATTCCA GATAAAAAGCTTAAGGAGCTTTATGAGACTATCCCATCACCAGATGACATTTATTCTCTTGGTATGGAGGGATTTAAGGCTGATATCATTCTTGTGGATGCGGAGAAAGACAAGAAGCTTTGTATGTTGAAGCAGTTGAGTGCAGCCATGGTGAAAGGATTGCACAGTAATCCTGCTTTCCTAATTAAAAAAATTGCTGGTTTG GTTTTTGATGCCTATAAACGCCCGACTTCAGAGTTAAGTCCTGCAAAAGCTGCAGCAGAGGATATTTCTCACTGGATGGATAATAAAGGCGTCCAACTTTTGGGGCAGATTAGGCATGGATCATGTCGACCTAGAGCAATTTTGTTTAAAGTTCTTGCCGATTCTGTCGGTCTTGAGAGTAAACTTGTAGTG GGCCTACCTAGTGATGGTGGTGTTGAATGTGCAGATTCTTACAAGCATATGTCTGTGGTAGTTACTCTGAATTCTGTGGAATTGCTTGTTGATCTGATGCGCTTCCCTGGGCAATTAATCCCATTTTCCACCAAAGCTATATTTATATCCCACATTTCTGCAGCAGGGGAGAGTGACTCTGCTGAGAATGACTCTTGTGATTCTCCCCTCGAACCCAATAGTCCACTATACGGGCTTCCTGACAAATTGGAAGCTGAAGG TCCTGAGCAAGATGAAAATCCCCAGTCTTTGTATCAGAGAAGAGTTGATGCATCATCTAATCTAACTGGTCCAACACTACGTAATATTATGCTGAGATCTACAACTTTTACTGAAAGAAAGTTAAG TGCATCTCATAGTGAACCAAACATCGCAAATGCTATTGGGAGGCACAGCCACAGGAAGGCTGTTGCGGGACAACTGCGCACTGCTAGTTCAAG TCCAGAGCATCCCCTCTCTAGAGCACGGGGGCGTTCCATACTTAGTGGCGACAGGCAGTTATTTAGAGAATATACGGATGGTGTAGCTGCATCAAG ATCTGATGGCGCATCAACTTCTGATGTTCCTAGGATACGAAGAAGAAGCATCAGCATTACGCCTGAAATTGGTGATGATATTGTGAG GGCTGTTCGAGCAATGAATGAAACTCTGAAGCAAAATCGTCTCCTACGGGATCGTGGTGATGAAAGTTCATGTTTGTTCTCCACAAAAGACAAGAATCAGTTGAATGATCCACCAAATAAT GATGAAGCACCTTTTCAACATTCTGGGGCATATAATAGCTTAAGAAAACAGTCAGGTTCCAATCAGAAGGCTATATCATTGCCTTCCTCTCCCCATGAGTATAGTAGTACGAGTACTGAGAGAAATGGAGATTCTTCAAGAGCAGAAGACATGGTTTTAACATGGAACAAAGTTTTGCAGTCATCATCATTTCTTAATAAGCCTTTGTTACCTTTTGAAGAATGGAacattgatttctcagaattaacTGTCGGCACACGTGTTGGAATAG GTTTCTTTGGTGAAGTTTTCCGTGGGATCTGGAATGGTACTGATGTTGCAATAAAAGTCTTTCTGGAACAAGATCTGACAACGGAAAACATGGAAGATTTTTGCAATGAGATCTACATTCTAAG CCGTCTTCGACATCCAAATG TCATTTTATTTCTCGGTGCATGCATGAGGCCTCCTCACCTGTCGATGGTAACTGAATATATGGAGATGGGATCTTTGTATTATCTTATGCATATGAGTGGCCAGAAAAAAAAGCTGAGCTGGCGTAAGAGATTAAAAATGCTTCGTGACATATGCAG AGGATTAATGTGCATACATCGAATGAAAATAGTCCATCGTGATCTTAAAAGTGCAAACTGTCTTGTGGATAAACACTCGACAGTTAAGATATGTGATTTTGGGCTTTCTCGAGTCATGATAGATGGTCCCTTGAGAGATAACTCATCTGCTGGCACCCCAGAATGGATGGCTCCTGAACTCATACGCAATGAACCATTTACAGAAAAATGCGACATTTTCAGCCTTGGTGTCATAATATGGGAGCTTTGCACTCTCAATAGGCCATGGGAAGGCATTCCTTCTGTTCAA GTGATATATGCAGTTGCCAATGAAGGAACACGTCTGGAGATTCCTGAAGGTCCTCTTGGCAAGCTAATCTCAG ATTGTTGGGCAGAACCACATGAACGACCAAGCTGTCAGGAAATCCTCGCCCGCCTGCTCGACTGTGAGTACACCTTGTCTTGA
- the LOC135673386 gene encoding serine/threonine-protein kinase EDR1-like isoform X2, translating to MEMTGDSALSEQGTSSSTWWSSDFVESFESVSLDPREETACNIGKAELSCHTASQILWSTGTFSGSIPNGFYSVIPDKKLKELYETIPSPDDIYSLGMEGFKADIILVDAEKDKKLCMLKQLSAAMVKGLHSNPAFLIKKIAGLVFDAYKRPTSELSPAKAAAEDISHWMDNKGVQLLGQIRHGSCRPRAILFKVLADSVGLESKLVVGLPSDGGVECADSYKHMSVVVTLNSVELLVDLMRFPGQLIPFSTKAIFISHISAAGESDSAENDSCDSPLEPNSPLYGLPDKLEAEGSPEQDENPQSLYQRRVDASSNLTGPTLRNIMLRSTTFTERKLSASHSEPNIANAIGRHSHRKAVAGQLRTASSSPEHPLSRARGRSILSGDRQLFREYTDGVAASRSDGASTSDVPRIRRRSISITPEIGDDIVRAVRAMNETLKQNRLLRDRGDESSCLFSTKDKNQLNDPPNNDEAPFQHSGAYNSLRKQSGSNQKAISLPSSPHEYSSTSTERNGDSSRAEDMVLTWNKVLQSSSFLNKPLLPFEEWNIDFSELTVGTRVGIGFFGEVFRGIWNGTDVAIKVFLEQDLTTENMEDFCNEIYILSRLRHPNVILFLGACMRPPHLSMVTEYMEMGSLYYLMHMSGQKKKLSWRKRLKMLRDICRGLMCIHRMKIVHRDLKSANCLVDKHSTVKICDFGLSRVMIDGPLRDNSSAGTPEWMAPELIRNEPFTEKCDIFSLGVIIWELCTLNRPWEGIPSVQVIYAVANEGTRLEIPEGPLGKLISDCWAEPHERPSCQEILARLLDCEYTLS from the exons ATGGAGATGACAGGTGATTCAGCACTATCTGAACAAGGGACTTCTAGTTCCACTTGGTGGTCCTCAGACTTTGTAGAAAGCTTTGAGTCTGTTTCTTTGGATCCACGAGAAGAGACTGCATGCAATATTGGTAAAGCTGAACTCTCATGTCATACTGCTTCACAGATATTGTGGTCCACTGGAACATTTTCTGGATCAATACCGAATGGGTTTTATTCTGTCATTCCA GATAAAAAGCTTAAGGAGCTTTATGAGACTATCCCATCACCAGATGACATTTATTCTCTTGGTATGGAGGGATTTAAGGCTGATATCATTCTTGTGGATGCGGAGAAAGACAAGAAGCTTTGTATGTTGAAGCAGTTGAGTGCAGCCATGGTGAAAGGATTGCACAGTAATCCTGCTTTCCTAATTAAAAAAATTGCTGGTTTG GTTTTTGATGCCTATAAACGCCCGACTTCAGAGTTAAGTCCTGCAAAAGCTGCAGCAGAGGATATTTCTCACTGGATGGATAATAAAGGCGTCCAACTTTTGGGGCAGATTAGGCATGGATCATGTCGACCTAGAGCAATTTTGTTTAAAGTTCTTGCCGATTCTGTCGGTCTTGAGAGTAAACTTGTAGTG GGCCTACCTAGTGATGGTGGTGTTGAATGTGCAGATTCTTACAAGCATATGTCTGTGGTAGTTACTCTGAATTCTGTGGAATTGCTTGTTGATCTGATGCGCTTCCCTGGGCAATTAATCCCATTTTCCACCAAAGCTATATTTATATCCCACATTTCTGCAGCAGGGGAGAGTGACTCTGCTGAGAATGACTCTTGTGATTCTCCCCTCGAACCCAATAGTCCACTATACGGGCTTCCTGACAAATTGGAAGCTGAAGG CAGTCCTGAGCAAGATGAAAATCCCCAGTCTTTGTATCAGAGAAGAGTTGATGCATCATCTAATCTAACTGGTCCAACACTACGTAATATTATGCTGAGATCTACAACTTTTACTGAAAGAAAGTTAAG TGCATCTCATAGTGAACCAAACATCGCAAATGCTATTGGGAGGCACAGCCACAGGAAGGCTGTTGCGGGACAACTGCGCACTGCTAGTTCAAG TCCAGAGCATCCCCTCTCTAGAGCACGGGGGCGTTCCATACTTAGTGGCGACAGGCAGTTATTTAGAGAATATACGGATGGTGTAGCTGCATCAAG ATCTGATGGCGCATCAACTTCTGATGTTCCTAGGATACGAAGAAGAAGCATCAGCATTACGCCTGAAATTGGTGATGATATTGTGAG GGCTGTTCGAGCAATGAATGAAACTCTGAAGCAAAATCGTCTCCTACGGGATCGTGGTGATGAAAGTTCATGTTTGTTCTCCACAAAAGACAAGAATCAGTTGAATGATCCACCAAATAAT GATGAAGCACCTTTTCAACATTCTGGGGCATATAATAGCTTAAGAAAACAGTCAGGTTCCAATCAGAAGGCTATATCATTGCCTTCCTCTCCCCATGAGTATAGTAGTACGAGTACTGAGAGAAATGGAGATTCTTCAAGAGCAGAAGACATGGTTTTAACATGGAACAAAGTTTTGCAGTCATCATCATTTCTTAATAAGCCTTTGTTACCTTTTGAAGAATGGAacattgatttctcagaattaacTGTCGGCACACGTGTTGGAATAG GTTTCTTTGGTGAAGTTTTCCGTGGGATCTGGAATGGTACTGATGTTGCAATAAAAGTCTTTCTGGAACAAGATCTGACAACGGAAAACATGGAAGATTTTTGCAATGAGATCTACATTCTAAG CCGTCTTCGACATCCAAATG TCATTTTATTTCTCGGTGCATGCATGAGGCCTCCTCACCTGTCGATGGTAACTGAATATATGGAGATGGGATCTTTGTATTATCTTATGCATATGAGTGGCCAGAAAAAAAAGCTGAGCTGGCGTAAGAGATTAAAAATGCTTCGTGACATATGCAG AGGATTAATGTGCATACATCGAATGAAAATAGTCCATCGTGATCTTAAAAGTGCAAACTGTCTTGTGGATAAACACTCGACAGTTAAGATATGTGATTTTGGGCTTTCTCGAGTCATGATAGATGGTCCCTTGAGAGATAACTCATCTGCTGGCACCCCAGAATGGATGGCTCCTGAACTCATACGCAATGAACCATTTACAGAAAAATGCGACATTTTCAGCCTTGGTGTCATAATATGGGAGCTTTGCACTCTCAATAGGCCATGGGAAGGCATTCCTTCTGTTCAA GTGATATATGCAGTTGCCAATGAAGGAACACGTCTGGAGATTCCTGAAGGTCCTCTTGGCAAGCTAATCTCAG ATTGTTGGGCAGAACCACATGAACGACCAAGCTGTCAGGAAATCCTCGCCCGCCTGCTCGACTGTGAGTACACCTTGTCTTGA
- the LOC135673386 gene encoding serine/threonine-protein kinase EDR1-like isoform X5, with translation MEMTGDSALSEQGTSSSTWWSSDFVESFESVSLDPREETACNIGKAELSCHTASQILWSTGTFSGSIPNGFYSVIPDKKLKELYETIPSPDDIYSLGMEGFKADIILVDAEKDKKLCMLKQLSAAMVKGLHSNPAFLIKKIAGLVFDAYKRPTSELSPAKAAAEDISHWMDNKGVQLLGQIRHGSCRPRAILFKVLADSVGLESKLVVGLPSDGGVECADSYKHMSVVVTLNSVELLVDLMRFPGQLIPFSTKAIFISHISAAGESDSAENDSCDSPLEPNSPLYGLPDKLEAEGPEQDENPQSLYQRRVDASSNLTGPTLRNIMLRSTTFTERKLSPEHPLSRARGRSILSGDRQLFREYTDGVAASRSDGASTSDVPRIRRRSISITPEIGDDIVRAVRAMNETLKQNRLLRDRGDESSCLFSTKDKNQLNDPPNNDEAPFQHSGAYNSLRKQSGSNQKAISLPSSPHEYSSTSTERNGDSSRAEDMVLTWNKVLQSSSFLNKPLLPFEEWNIDFSELTVGTRVGIGFFGEVFRGIWNGTDVAIKVFLEQDLTTENMEDFCNEIYILSRLRHPNVILFLGACMRPPHLSMVTEYMEMGSLYYLMHMSGQKKKLSWRKRLKMLRDICRGLMCIHRMKIVHRDLKSANCLVDKHSTVKICDFGLSRVMIDGPLRDNSSAGTPEWMAPELIRNEPFTEKCDIFSLGVIIWELCTLNRPWEGIPSVQVIYAVANEGTRLEIPEGPLGKLISDCWAEPHERPSCQEILARLLDCEYTLS, from the exons ATGGAGATGACAGGTGATTCAGCACTATCTGAACAAGGGACTTCTAGTTCCACTTGGTGGTCCTCAGACTTTGTAGAAAGCTTTGAGTCTGTTTCTTTGGATCCACGAGAAGAGACTGCATGCAATATTGGTAAAGCTGAACTCTCATGTCATACTGCTTCACAGATATTGTGGTCCACTGGAACATTTTCTGGATCAATACCGAATGGGTTTTATTCTGTCATTCCA GATAAAAAGCTTAAGGAGCTTTATGAGACTATCCCATCACCAGATGACATTTATTCTCTTGGTATGGAGGGATTTAAGGCTGATATCATTCTTGTGGATGCGGAGAAAGACAAGAAGCTTTGTATGTTGAAGCAGTTGAGTGCAGCCATGGTGAAAGGATTGCACAGTAATCCTGCTTTCCTAATTAAAAAAATTGCTGGTTTG GTTTTTGATGCCTATAAACGCCCGACTTCAGAGTTAAGTCCTGCAAAAGCTGCAGCAGAGGATATTTCTCACTGGATGGATAATAAAGGCGTCCAACTTTTGGGGCAGATTAGGCATGGATCATGTCGACCTAGAGCAATTTTGTTTAAAGTTCTTGCCGATTCTGTCGGTCTTGAGAGTAAACTTGTAGTG GGCCTACCTAGTGATGGTGGTGTTGAATGTGCAGATTCTTACAAGCATATGTCTGTGGTAGTTACTCTGAATTCTGTGGAATTGCTTGTTGATCTGATGCGCTTCCCTGGGCAATTAATCCCATTTTCCACCAAAGCTATATTTATATCCCACATTTCTGCAGCAGGGGAGAGTGACTCTGCTGAGAATGACTCTTGTGATTCTCCCCTCGAACCCAATAGTCCACTATACGGGCTTCCTGACAAATTGGAAGCTGAAGG TCCTGAGCAAGATGAAAATCCCCAGTCTTTGTATCAGAGAAGAGTTGATGCATCATCTAATCTAACTGGTCCAACACTACGTAATATTATGCTGAGATCTACAACTTTTACTGAAAGAAAGTTAAG TCCAGAGCATCCCCTCTCTAGAGCACGGGGGCGTTCCATACTTAGTGGCGACAGGCAGTTATTTAGAGAATATACGGATGGTGTAGCTGCATCAAG ATCTGATGGCGCATCAACTTCTGATGTTCCTAGGATACGAAGAAGAAGCATCAGCATTACGCCTGAAATTGGTGATGATATTGTGAG GGCTGTTCGAGCAATGAATGAAACTCTGAAGCAAAATCGTCTCCTACGGGATCGTGGTGATGAAAGTTCATGTTTGTTCTCCACAAAAGACAAGAATCAGTTGAATGATCCACCAAATAAT GATGAAGCACCTTTTCAACATTCTGGGGCATATAATAGCTTAAGAAAACAGTCAGGTTCCAATCAGAAGGCTATATCATTGCCTTCCTCTCCCCATGAGTATAGTAGTACGAGTACTGAGAGAAATGGAGATTCTTCAAGAGCAGAAGACATGGTTTTAACATGGAACAAAGTTTTGCAGTCATCATCATTTCTTAATAAGCCTTTGTTACCTTTTGAAGAATGGAacattgatttctcagaattaacTGTCGGCACACGTGTTGGAATAG GTTTCTTTGGTGAAGTTTTCCGTGGGATCTGGAATGGTACTGATGTTGCAATAAAAGTCTTTCTGGAACAAGATCTGACAACGGAAAACATGGAAGATTTTTGCAATGAGATCTACATTCTAAG CCGTCTTCGACATCCAAATG TCATTTTATTTCTCGGTGCATGCATGAGGCCTCCTCACCTGTCGATGGTAACTGAATATATGGAGATGGGATCTTTGTATTATCTTATGCATATGAGTGGCCAGAAAAAAAAGCTGAGCTGGCGTAAGAGATTAAAAATGCTTCGTGACATATGCAG AGGATTAATGTGCATACATCGAATGAAAATAGTCCATCGTGATCTTAAAAGTGCAAACTGTCTTGTGGATAAACACTCGACAGTTAAGATATGTGATTTTGGGCTTTCTCGAGTCATGATAGATGGTCCCTTGAGAGATAACTCATCTGCTGGCACCCCAGAATGGATGGCTCCTGAACTCATACGCAATGAACCATTTACAGAAAAATGCGACATTTTCAGCCTTGGTGTCATAATATGGGAGCTTTGCACTCTCAATAGGCCATGGGAAGGCATTCCTTCTGTTCAA GTGATATATGCAGTTGCCAATGAAGGAACACGTCTGGAGATTCCTGAAGGTCCTCTTGGCAAGCTAATCTCAG ATTGTTGGGCAGAACCACATGAACGACCAAGCTGTCAGGAAATCCTCGCCCGCCTGCTCGACTGTGAGTACACCTTGTCTTGA